In the genome of Olsenella profusa DSM 13989, one region contains:
- the grpE gene encoding nucleotide exchange factor GrpE has product MNVPIEDDGRKPEEAGADTTGAETTDDVRATDATTDEDAEERARVEAAIKAGEEAAEEDFKAEAERLVVERDALQRQLDGVADEIAAAKRQADDSTERLARLQADWENYRRRTAQERLAERERAAERLVVSLLPVLDDMERACGHAQENNAGDAGVMQFVEGVEAIHDKMYGVLNKEGVEVIDPTGEAFDPRIHQAVGREEDTEAYDETVKQVYQKGYRMGGKVIRSAMVIVTYGGPKRPTPEPEVAAPEEGAEGACPQGSADDGGAE; this is encoded by the coding sequence GTGAACGTGCCAATCGAGGATGACGGGCGCAAGCCCGAGGAGGCAGGGGCTGACACCACTGGTGCAGAGACGACGGACGATGTCCGTGCGACGGATGCCACGACTGACGAGGATGCCGAGGAGCGAGCCCGCGTGGAGGCGGCCATCAAGGCCGGCGAGGAGGCTGCCGAGGAGGATTTCAAGGCGGAGGCAGAGCGTCTGGTCGTTGAGCGCGACGCACTCCAGAGGCAGCTTGATGGCGTGGCGGATGAGATCGCCGCTGCCAAGAGGCAGGCGGACGACTCCACGGAGCGCCTCGCGCGCCTGCAGGCCGACTGGGAGAACTATCGCCGCCGCACCGCGCAGGAGCGCCTCGCCGAGCGCGAGCGCGCTGCGGAGAGGCTGGTGGTGAGCCTGCTCCCCGTGTTGGATGACATGGAGCGCGCGTGTGGACATGCACAGGAGAACAATGCGGGCGACGCCGGCGTGATGCAGTTCGTCGAGGGCGTGGAGGCCATTCACGACAAGATGTATGGCGTGCTCAACAAGGAGGGCGTGGAGGTCATAGACCCCACGGGCGAGGCCTTCGACCCGAGGATCCACCAGGCCGTGGGCCGTGAGGAGGACACCGAGGCCTACGACGAGACGGTGAAGCAGGTGTATCAGAAGGGCTACCGGATGGGGGGCAAGGTCATCCGCAGCGCGATGGTCATCGTCACCTACGGCGGCCCCAAGCGACCCACCCCCGAGCCCGAGGTGGCAGCGCCGGAGGAAGGCGCGGAGGGCGCGTGCCCCCAGGGTTCTGCCGACGATGGAGGGGCAGAGTAA